From Nicotiana tabacum cultivar K326 chromosome 20, ASM71507v2, whole genome shotgun sequence, one genomic window encodes:
- the LOC107803274 gene encoding zinc-finger homeodomain protein 2-like encodes MEFDEEHEDQEDEIANISQIPATTENNYQEFGEGGPISQAAATLRKNNVPSPRYRECLKNHAVGIGGQAVDGCGEFLPAGEEGTLDALKCAACNCHRNFHRKEVEGEILNFHHTTPPPILHHPAHHYPYRYLQRPLALPSVSSREDIEDYVSNPTSSGGGGSGSRKRFRTKFTQDQKEKMFAFAEGLGWRIQKENDAAVQQFCAETNIRRQVFKVWMHNNKHTLGKKP; translated from the coding sequence ATGGAATTTGATGAAGAACATGAAGACCAAGAAGATGAAATTGCTAATATTTCTCAAATACCAGCAACAACTGAGAATAATTACCAAGAATTTGGAGAAGGTGGTCCAATTTCACAAGCAGCTGCAACTTTAAGGAAAAACAATGTTCCTAGTCCTAGATATAGAGAGTGCTTAAAAAATCATGCCGTAGGTATAGGTGGACAAGCTGTAGATGGCTGCGGAGAATTTCTGCCTGCAGGTGAAGAAGGTACTTTAGATGCTCTAAAATGTGCTGCTTGTAATTGTCACAGAAATTTCCACCGTAAAGAAGTTGAAGGAGAAATATTAAACTTCCACCACACTACCCCACCACCCATCCTTCACCACCCAGCCCACCACTACCCATATCGTTATCTCCAAAGGCCATTGGCATTACCATCAGTTTCTTCAAGAGAGGATATTGAGGATTATGTATCTAACCCTACTAGTAGTGGTGGGGGTGGGAGTGGTTCGAGAAAAAGGTTTAGGACAAAGTTCACACAAGACCAAAAGGAGAAAATGTTTGCTTTTGCTGAAGGATTGGGATGGCGTATTCAGAAGGAAAATGACGCAGCAGTGCAGCAGTTTTGTGCagagacaaatattaggagacAAGTTTTCAAGGTTTGGATGCACAATAACAAGCACACTCTTGGTAAAAAACCCTAA